The Pimelobacter simplex genomic sequence TCCGCTACGAGGTCGAGGTGCTGCGCGACGGACGCGGCTACAGCACCCGCCAGGTGCGCGGCTTCCAGAACGGCAAGCCGGTCTACGTCTGCCTGGCGAGCTTCGCCGCGGGTGAGCCGAGCGGCTCGTTCCAGGCCGAGATGCCCGCCGCGATCCCCGGTCCCGACACGCTGCCCACCTCGGCGGCCTACCTCGCCGACCGCTCCGGCGGCACGATGACCGGGGTCTCCAAGGACTACTGGCAGCACGGCCGCAGCTTCGACATGCGCCACGTACCGGGCCCCGTCTACCTGACCGTCGACGGCGACCGCACGCCGCACCAGGCCATCTGGGTGCGTCCGTACGACGCGCTGCGCGAGGTCGAGGGGCTCAGCGCCGAGCAGCGCGACGCCGCGGCGCTCGCCTACGTCTGCGACTACACGATCCTCGAGCCCGCGCTGCGGGTGCTCGGCCTGGCCTGGGCCGACGAGGGCCTGGTCACCGCGAGCCTCGACCACGCCATGTGGTTCCACCGCCCCGTGCGGATGGACGACTGGCTGCTCTACGCCCAGGAGGCCGTCTCGGTCGACGACGGGCGCGGCATGGCGGTGGGCCGCTTCTTCACCCCCGACGGCCTCCTCGTGGCGACCGTCGTCCAGGAAGGCATGATCCGCGCGGGCGCCCCGGCCGCGCAGGCAGGAGGACAGTCATGAGGATCGCGATCGTCGGCGGCGGCCCCGGAGGGCTCTACTTCGCCGCCCTGATGAAGCAGCTCGACCCGGCCCACGAGGTCACCGTGTGGGAGCGCAACGCCCCCGAGGACACCTTCGGGTTCGGCGTCGTCTTCTCCGACGAGACCCTCGGCAGCATCGAGGGCGCCGACCAGGTCGTGCACGACCGCATGGAGTCGCGCTTCGCGCGCTGGACCGACATCGACGTCGACGTCGACGGCCGCTCCTACACGATCGGCGGCCAGGGCTTCGCCGCGATGAGCCGCAAGGAGCTGCTCCAGATCCTCCAGAAGCGCGTCGCCGAGCTCGACGTGACCGTGCACTACCGGACCGAGGCGCCCGACGTCGACGAGCTCCGCACGTCGTACGACCTGGTGCTGGCGGCCGACGGCCTCAACTCCGTGGTCCGCACCAAGCACGCCGACGTCTTCGGTCCCTCGCTCGACCGGCGCCACAACAAGTACATCTGGCTGGGCACCGACCTGGTCTTCGAGGCGTTCCAGTTCTTCGTCAAGCAGACGGAGTGGGGCACCATGCAGATCCACGGCTACCCCTACTCCGACGAGGGCTCGACGTTCATCGTCGAGATGCACGAGGACGTGTGGCGCCGGGCCGGCTTCGACGCGACCGAGCACGAGGTGCTCCCGCCGGGCGTCTCCGACGAGCACGCCGTGGCCAAGATCAAGGAGATCTTCGCCCGCGAGCTCCAGGGCCACGAGGTGCTGACCAACAACTCCAAGTGGCTGAGCTTCCACACGGTGCGCAACGAGCGCTGGCACCACGAGAACGTCGTGCTGCTGGGCGATGCCGCGCACACGGCGCACTTCTCCATCGGCTCGGGCACCAAGCTCGCGATGGAGGACGCGCTCGCGCTCGCCGCCTGCCTGCACGAGCACCCGACCGTCCCGGCGGCCCTGGAGGCCTACCAGACCGAGCGCAAGCCGGTCGTCGAGTCGACCCAGCGCGCGGCCCAGGCCTCGCTGGAGTGGTTCGAGAACATCGGCATGTACGCCGACCAGGACCCCACGGCGTTCGTCTTCAACCTGCTCACCCGCTCGCGCCGGATCACCTTCGACAACCTCAAGGAGCGCGACCCCGGCTTCGCCGGCGTGGTCGAGGACGCCTTCGCCCGCACCTACGGCGACGGCTCCCCCGGCCCGGCGATGTTCCAGCCGACCCGGATCGGCCCGCTCGAGCTGGCCAACCGCGTCGTGCTGTCCCCCATGGACATGTACACCGCCGTCGACGGGATGCCCGGCGACTTCCACCTCGTGCACCTGGGCAGCAAGGCCATGGGCGGCGCCGGCCTGGTGATGACCGAGATGACCTGCGTCTCGCCCGAGGGCCGGATCACCCCCGGCTGCCCCGGGCTCTGGAACGACGAGCAGCGCGACGGGTGGGCCCGGATCACCTCGTTCGTGCACCAGCGCTCGGCCGGCAAGATCGGCGTCCAGATCGGCCACTCCGGCCGCAAGGGCTCGACCAAGCTGATGTGGGAGGGCATCGACGAGCCGCTCGACGACGGCAACTGGGAGGTCATCGCCCCCTCGCCGCTCCCCTACGGCCCGACCTGCCACGTCCCGCGCGAGGCGACCCGGGCCGACCTCGACCAGGTCGTCGCCGACTTCACCGCCACCGCGCGCCGCGCCGTCGAGGCGGGCTTCGACCTGATCGAGGTGCACGCCGCCCACGGCTACCTGCTCTCGTCGTTCCTCTCGCCGGTCTCGAACCAGCGCACCGACGAGTACGGCGGCTCGCTCGACAACCGGCTGCGCTTCCCGCTCGAGGTCTTCGACGCCGTGCGCGCCGTCGTACCGGAGTCGATCCCGGTCACCGTGCGCATCTCCGCGCACGACTGGCTGCCCGACGGCAACACCGACGACGACGCGGTCGACATCGCGCGCGCGTTCATCGAGCACGGCGCGGCCGCGATCGACGTCTCCTCGGGCCAGGTGAGCAAGGACGAGAAGCCGGCGTTCGGGCGGTCGTACCAGACCCCCTTCGCCGACCGGATCCGGCACGAGGTCGCCGCCCCCGCCGGGGTCGCGGTGATCGCGGTGGGCGCGATCTCGTCGTACGACGACGTGAACTCGATCCTCCTCGCCGGACGCGCCGACCTGTGCGCCCTGGGCCGGACCCACCTCTACGACCCGTCCTGGACCCTCCACGCCGCCGCCGAGCAGGACTACCGCGGCGACGGCGCGACCTGGCCCGTGCCCTGGCAGGCCGGGCGGCGCAAGCCCCCGACCTCGCGCACCGACAAGATCCCGCCCCGCCTCTCGCTGCTGCGCGACGGCGACGACGGTCTGGTCCACGTGCGCTGGACGCCGGGCCGGTGAACGGCACCCACCGGGGCCGGGTCGAGTGGATCGACACCGACTCCGCGGGGATCCACCACAACACGGCGATCGCGCGGTACGTCGAGTCCGCCGAGGCCGCGCTCATGCGCGGCCTCGGCCTCGACGGCTACTTCCCGGTGGCCCCGCGGGTCCGCTACGAGGTCGACTTCGAGGCCCCGCTGCGCTTCGGCGACGAGGTCACCGCGACCGTGCACGTCGAACGGCTCGGCACCTCGTCGCTCACCCTCGCGTTCGAGGTGTGGGGCTGCCCCGAGGGCACCCCGGCCGTGCGCGCCGCCCGGGGGCGCTACGTCACGGTGCACCTCGACCGCGCCAGCGGGACGGCGTCCCCCTGGCCCGAGGCCTGGCGCTCCCGGCTGGGCGGCGCCTCCTAGGGCACAATGCTCCCGATGAGCACCACGGAACCGGCGCAGCCCGAGGCCCGCGGGCGCGGCTCCCGGACCGTGGTCGTGAGCTTCCTCGGCGCCGTCGTACGACGCATGGGCAACTGGATGCCCATCGGCGGCACCATCGACCTGATGGCGCCGCTGGGCATCGACGGGCCCTCGGTGCGCACGGCCGTCTTCCGGCTCAAGAAGCGCGGCTGGCTGGAGTCCGAGACCCGCGGCGGGATCCGCGGGTACGCGCTGACCGGCGAGGCGCTGGCCGCGCTGGCGGCCGGTGACGAGGTCATCTGGCACGCCCGGCAGCCGGCGGCGCTCGAGGACGGCTGGTGCGTCGTGAACTTCTCGGTGCCCGAGTCCCAGCGCAGCAAGCGCCAGCAGCTGCGCGCCCACCTGGCCTCGCTGGGCTTCGGCAACGTCGGCACGGCCATGTGGATCGCGCCCGCGCGGATGCAGGCCGCCGCCGAGCGGGCGATCGCCGAGCTCGACCTGACCCGGCACAGCGCCGTCTTCGTGGGCGACCACGTGGCCGGGCAGGACCTCGCCGCGCTGCTCTACGAAAGCTGGGACCTGACCGGCATCGACGAGCGCTACCGGGCCTTCATCGACGAGTTCGCGCCGGTGGCCGACGAGCTCGGGGGCAGCGGGGTCGTCGATCCCCAGCGGGCCTTCGCGTCGTACCTGACGGTGGTCGATCGGTGGCGCCGGCTGCCCTTCCGCGACCCCGGGCTGCCCCGTGAGCTGCTCGCGGACGACTGGAGCGGCCCGGACGCCGCCGCGCTCTTCGAGCGCCTCGTGGCGACCCTCGAGGGCCGTGCGCTGGCCCATGCCGCGCGCCTGTGGCCGTCCTCCTGAGCCTGCGCTGACAAGACTCCGCGGTTCGCGGATACCCGCCGCGCTTTCCGGATAGTGGCCGCCTCCGCTGGTGCCTAGTGTCCCGGTCCACGCGATGTGACCTGCGTCGCAGCGAGGAGCGGAGGAATCAAGCATGACCGATCTGACTGGTCGCACCGCGATCGTCACCGGCGGCGCCACCCTGCTGGCGCACGGCGTCATCGACGCCCTGGCCCGCGCCGGTGCCCGTGTCGTGGTGGCCGACATCGACGAGGCCGGCGGCACCGCGGCCGAGAAGCTCGGTGACGAGGTCGCGTTCGTGCGGACCGACATCACCGACGACGCCGCGGTCGCGGACCTCGTGGCCGCCACCGTCGAGCGCTTCGGCGGCATCGACATCGTCGTCAACCTCGCCGCGACCTACCTCGACGAGGGCTTCGCGACCAGCCGGGCCGACTGGCTCACCGCGCTGAACGTCAACCTGGTCAGCATCGTCGAGGTCGTCCGCGCGGCGTACCCGCACCTGCAGGCCAGCGAGCACGCGGCGGTCGTCAACTTCACCTCGATCTCCAGCAAGGTCGCCCAGACCGGGCGCTGGGTCTACCCCGCGTCCAAGGCCGCGATCGTCCAGCTCACCCGCTCGATGGCCACCGACTTCGCCGGCGACGGCATCCGGGTCAACTCGGTCAGCCCCGGCTGGACCTGGTCGAAGATCATGGACGACCTCTCCGGCGGCGACCGCGCCAAGACCGACCGCGTGGCCGCGCCGTTCCACCTGACCGGACGGGTCGGTGACGGCGCCGAGATCGGCGAAGTCGTCGCCTTCCTCGCCTCCGACGCCGCCTCGATCGTCACCGGCGCCGACTGGGCCGCCGACGGCGGCTACTCCGCGCTCGGTCCCGAGCAGGCCGTCCCCGCCATCCCGCAGCTCACCGAGTGAGGACCCCTCCCATGAAGATCGCCATCGTCGGCGCCGGTTTCGCCGGCCTCTCCACGGCCAAGGTGCTGCGTCAGCTCGGGCACGACGTCATCGTCTACGAGAAGACCCTGGACGTCGGCGGCGTGTGGAGCGCCAGCCGGCGCTACCCGGGCCTCAAGACCCAGAACAACAAGGGCACCTACGCCCTCTCCGACCAGCCGATGCCCAAGGGCTACCCCGAGTGGCCCTCGGGCGAGCAGGTGCAGTCCTACCTGACGACGTACGCCGAGCGGTTCGGCCTCACGCCGTACCTGCGGCTGGGCACCGAGGTCGAGCTCGCCCACCCCACCGACGGCGGCGGCTGGGACGTCACCACGGCGTCCGGCACCGAGCACTACGACCACCTGGTGCTCGCGAGCGGCATCTTCTCCCGCCCGTTCATCCCGCCGTTCGAGAACCTCGACCTGTTCGAGAAGCTCGGTGGCGAGGTGATGGCCGCCAGCGACTGGCACAGCCTCGACCAGGTGCGCGACAAGCACACCGTCGTCGTCGGCTACGGCAAGTCCGCCTGCGACATCACCGTCGAGATCTCCAAGGTCGCCGCCTCCACCACGGTCGTGGCGCGCGAGCTGCTCTGGAAGATGCCGCGCAAGGTCAAGGGCGTCCTCAACTACAAGTACCTGATGCTCACCCGGCTGGGCGAGGGTCTCTTCCGCTACCGCTCGGTGGCCGGGCCGGAGCGCCTGCTCCACGCCCGCGACTCGGCGATGGCCAACGGCATGCTCGGCAGCGTCGAGAAGGTCACCACCAAGCAGCTCAACCTCGACGACCTCGGCCTGGTGCCCGAGGGCACGTTCAAGGACATCGCGCGCTCGACCGTCTCGCTCGCCACCGAGGGCTTCTTCGAGGGCGTCACCGAGGGCCGGATCGACGTCCAGCGCGACACGATCATCGAGCGCTTCGTCGAGCAGGACGGCAAGCCGTTCGCCGAGCTCAGCAACGGCCGGATGATCCCGGTCGACGTCGTCGTCGCGGCGACCGGCTGGACCCAGGACCTGCCGTTCCTCCCCCAGGAGGTCATGGACAAGCTCACCGACGAGAACGGCGACTACCTGCTCTACCGGCAGATCCACCCGATCTACCTGCCCGACCTGAGCTTCGCGGGCTACAACTCGTCGTTCTTCTCGCCGCTCTCGGCCGAGGTCTCGGCGATCTGGATCGGCTCGATGCTCGGCGGCAACCACACGCTGCCCAGCACGACCCAGATGCACGTCGCCGTGCGCGACCGGCTCACCTGGATGCGCGAGCGCACGCAGGGCCAGCACGCCCGCGGCACCAACATCATCCCGTTCTCGGTGCACAACATCGACGAGGTCCTCTCGGACGTCGGCCTCAACGTCGGCCCGCTCACCCGCGCCCGCCAGTGGCTGCTCCCGATCAACCCGAGCAACTACAGCAAGATCACGCCGCGGCTGGCCCGCCGGCTCGGCGTGAAGGCCTCATGAGCCGCCACTACGACGCGATCGTCGTCGGCGCCGGGATCAA encodes the following:
- a CDS encoding PaaX family transcriptional regulator → MSTTEPAQPEARGRGSRTVVVSFLGAVVRRMGNWMPIGGTIDLMAPLGIDGPSVRTAVFRLKKRGWLESETRGGIRGYALTGEALAALAAGDEVIWHARQPAALEDGWCVVNFSVPESQRSKRQQLRAHLASLGFGNVGTAMWIAPARMQAAAERAIAELDLTRHSAVFVGDHVAGQDLAALLYESWDLTGIDERYRAFIDEFAPVADELGGSGVVDPQRAFASYLTVVDRWRRLPFRDPGLPRELLADDWSGPDAAALFERLVATLEGRALAHAARLWPSS
- a CDS encoding acyl-CoA thioesterase, coding for MNGTHRGRVEWIDTDSAGIHHNTAIARYVESAEAALMRGLGLDGYFPVAPRVRYEVDFEAPLRFGDEVTATVHVERLGTSSLTLAFEVWGCPEGTPAVRAARGRYVTVHLDRASGTASPWPEAWRSRLGGAS
- a CDS encoding bifunctional salicylyl-CoA 5-hydroxylase/oxidoreductase, whose amino-acid sequence is MRIAIVGGGPGGLYFAALMKQLDPAHEVTVWERNAPEDTFGFGVVFSDETLGSIEGADQVVHDRMESRFARWTDIDVDVDGRSYTIGGQGFAAMSRKELLQILQKRVAELDVTVHYRTEAPDVDELRTSYDLVLAADGLNSVVRTKHADVFGPSLDRRHNKYIWLGTDLVFEAFQFFVKQTEWGTMQIHGYPYSDEGSTFIVEMHEDVWRRAGFDATEHEVLPPGVSDEHAVAKIKEIFARELQGHEVLTNNSKWLSFHTVRNERWHHENVVLLGDAAHTAHFSIGSGTKLAMEDALALAACLHEHPTVPAALEAYQTERKPVVESTQRAAQASLEWFENIGMYADQDPTAFVFNLLTRSRRITFDNLKERDPGFAGVVEDAFARTYGDGSPGPAMFQPTRIGPLELANRVVLSPMDMYTAVDGMPGDFHLVHLGSKAMGGAGLVMTEMTCVSPEGRITPGCPGLWNDEQRDGWARITSFVHQRSAGKIGVQIGHSGRKGSTKLMWEGIDEPLDDGNWEVIAPSPLPYGPTCHVPREATRADLDQVVADFTATARRAVEAGFDLIEVHAAHGYLLSSFLSPVSNQRTDEYGGSLDNRLRFPLEVFDAVRAVVPESIPVTVRISAHDWLPDGNTDDDAVDIARAFIEHGAAAIDVSSGQVSKDEKPAFGRSYQTPFADRIRHEVAAPAGVAVIAVGAISSYDDVNSILLAGRADLCALGRTHLYDPSWTLHAAAEQDYRGDGATWPVPWQAGRRKPPTSRTDKIPPRLSLLRDGDDGLVHVRWTPGR
- a CDS encoding SDR family oxidoreductase, translating into MTDLTGRTAIVTGGATLLAHGVIDALARAGARVVVADIDEAGGTAAEKLGDEVAFVRTDITDDAAVADLVAATVERFGGIDIVVNLAATYLDEGFATSRADWLTALNVNLVSIVEVVRAAYPHLQASEHAAVVNFTSISSKVAQTGRWVYPASKAAIVQLTRSMATDFAGDGIRVNSVSPGWTWSKIMDDLSGGDRAKTDRVAAPFHLTGRVGDGAEIGEVVAFLASDAASIVTGADWAADGGYSALGPEQAVPAIPQLTE
- a CDS encoding acyl-CoA thioesterase — protein: MNPTSQIFTDAVTLKECPAEVFDRAFTATTQPCPWPKAYGGDMVAQALVAASLTVEGGPGGKAMHSMHSYFMRPVDIGAEVRYEVEVLRDGRGYSTRQVRGFQNGKPVYVCLASFAAGEPSGSFQAEMPAAIPGPDTLPTSAAYLADRSGGTMTGVSKDYWQHGRSFDMRHVPGPVYLTVDGDRTPHQAIWVRPYDALREVEGLSAEQRDAAALAYVCDYTILEPALRVLGLAWADEGLVTASLDHAMWFHRPVRMDDWLLYAQEAVSVDDGRGMAVGRFFTPDGLLVATVVQEGMIRAGAPAAQAGGQS
- a CDS encoding flavin-containing monooxygenase; the encoded protein is MKIAIVGAGFAGLSTAKVLRQLGHDVIVYEKTLDVGGVWSASRRYPGLKTQNNKGTYALSDQPMPKGYPEWPSGEQVQSYLTTYAERFGLTPYLRLGTEVELAHPTDGGGWDVTTASGTEHYDHLVLASGIFSRPFIPPFENLDLFEKLGGEVMAASDWHSLDQVRDKHTVVVGYGKSACDITVEISKVAASTTVVARELLWKMPRKVKGVLNYKYLMLTRLGEGLFRYRSVAGPERLLHARDSAMANGMLGSVEKVTTKQLNLDDLGLVPEGTFKDIARSTVSLATEGFFEGVTEGRIDVQRDTIIERFVEQDGKPFAELSNGRMIPVDVVVAATGWTQDLPFLPQEVMDKLTDENGDYLLYRQIHPIYLPDLSFAGYNSSFFSPLSAEVSAIWIGSMLGGNHTLPSTTQMHVAVRDRLTWMRERTQGQHARGTNIIPFSVHNIDEVLSDVGLNVGPLTRARQWLLPINPSNYSKITPRLARRLGVKAS